From Ignavibacterium sp.:
AATAATTCCACAATCGAAAGTTGGAACTACTGCTGCAAACTTTTTAACAATTCCTGTTGGACCAAGAGCTACTGCAATGGGAGGAGCTTTCTCTGCAGTTGCTAATGATGCTACAACTTCATTCTGGAATCCCTCAGGTTTATCACGAATGAACAGAAGTGAGTTTACCGTAACCACTGCTGAATGGCTTGTTAATACAAGACTTAACTGGATTGGGCTTGCATTCAAATTCGATGATGATAATGCCGTGGGTGTAAGTATAAACCAACTTGATTATGGTGAAGAAGAGATAACCACACCTGACCAACCAGATGGCACTGGTCAGAAATGGTCAGCAAATGATCTTGCAGTGAGTTTATCTTATTCACGCAATTTAACAGACAGATTTTCAATCGGTGGAACCGTAAAATACATAACTCAGAAAATCTGGAACGAAAGTGCTTCTGCATTTGCTCTCGATATTGGTTTACTGTTCTACACAGAACTTGATGGATTAAGATTAGGTGCAAACATTTCTAATTTCGGAACCGAAATGAAACTTGATGGAAAAGATTTGAAGAGACCAATAGATGTTGATCCTTCAAATGCCGGTAACAATCCGAATATTGCAGGTTCTCTTGATACAGATAGTTGGCCTCTTCCGTTAGTTTTTACAGTCGGGCTTGCTTATGATTTGAATTTTTTTGAACAGTGGAAAGTTACTTTAACATCTGATGCTGTGATTCCTAATAACCAATCAACACACACAAATGTTGGTGTTGAAGTTGGTTGGAACAATATGTTATTTTTGCGCGGTGGCTATTATGGTTTGTTCAAAGATAAGAACGACAAATTATTTTCTTCCCAAAGTTCTGATGGTCTGACTGCAGGTGTAGGTGTTCAATATGACTTTGGGGATTTTTTTGCTAAGTTTGATTACAGCTATTCAAATCTCGGAATTTTTAATGAAGTGTCAAGATTCTCTTTAAGTGTTGGTCTATAAAAAATATTCACCTAACTAAATATGAGGTATAATATGAAAAAACTAGTGATTACTGCTTTGATGCTTTTCACTACATTCAGCTTCGCTCAGACAATTCCTGTTACATTTAATGTTGATATGGGCGTAGCTGCTTTCAAGGGTCAATTTAACCCATCTACTGATCAGGTTGTGATCAGAGGAGATTTCCAGGCTGACGCTGGTGACCCAGGCGGCAACTGGCAAGGAAACTTATTTGCTATGAGTGATACAGATGGTGATACCATCTACACTCTTACAGTTGATTTCCCGAATTCCACCAATGGTAATAATTATGAATTTAAATTCGTAATCGCTCCTGATGGTTGGGAAGGTTCACCGAACAGAACTTTTACTGTTCAAGCACCTGGCGTTGTTCTACCTACTTATTGGTTTAACAATGATAGCTTGTACAGAACAGCTGTAACAAATACTTTTAATTTCACTGCAGATATAAGTGGAATTCTCGGTATTGGTCTTGGTGGTGCTTTTGATCCAAACTCCGACTCACTGCTTGTTATGGGAATGACCTGGTCAGGCAATGGAACTGTACTTAATGAAGGTAACAGAAGACTCTTTAATACAGATCCATTCAACCCGGGAATTTATACAACAAGTTTAGATGTTGCAGGTTTCCTTGGTGCAAATGAGGAATGGAAATTTAAAGCTTATCCTGATAACAGATTTGCAAATACTGGATGGGAAGACAGACCAAACAGAGTAGTTACTTTTGAAGCTGATGGTACTACTCAGGATCTTGGTGTTATTGTTCCTGAAATTTTCCCACTTCTTGCACCATTGAGTTCTGATGTCAATGTTCAGATTACTGTTGATATGACAGGAGCTGTTAACTTTTACAACAATGAACCTGTTCCAATTGATCAGATTGAATTCGTAGGTATGCGTGGCGGTGCAGACTTCTTAGGAAGCTGGAACTCAGGTGGCTGCTGGTGTGCAGATGATACTACTACAGGACAGATGAAAGTTCTTCAGAGAATTCCTCAAACAAACAAATGGACTATAACAGTTACTGCTCCAGCTGGAACAAATGCCGGAAATTATGCTTATAAATTTGGTGTTATGTATCCTGGTGCTGATACTGTTAATGGTGGTTCAAATCCACTTGATAATGAAGCTGGATTCGGTCAGAACCACAGATTATTCTTATTCCAGGCACCTGGTGGATTAATTGTTATCAATAATCGTTTTGGTGATTTCACTTCTTCAGTTGATCAGATTAGTGATGTTGTTCCGGCAACTTATGTTCTTGAGCAAAACTATCCTAATCCATTCAACCCTGTAACAACAATCAGATATAGTTTGCCTAAAGAAGGTCTTGTTTCGCTAAAAGTTTATAATATCCTGGGTCAGGAAGTTGTAACTTTGGTTAATCAGGAGCAAACTGCGGGCACTTACGAAGTAAAATTCGGTGCGCCAAATATGGCAAGCGGAATGTACTTCTATACTTTGGAAGCTAATGGTGTTTCTTTAACACGTAAAATGATGCTAGTGAAGTAGTAATTGAATCTATAAAAATCAGAAAAGGCGAGTGAATAACTCGCCTTTTTTGTTGGATAAAAGAAATAAAAATTTTTCAAAGTCAGCTGATAGATAATCCTTTATGAAGCGACTTTTCAACTGCCTGTTTAAAGCTACTTAGATTGACGGGTTTCTGAAAAACAAATTCAATCCCAAGTTCGTGATAATCTGTAGCGATTGTTCTGTCAATATCACTGCTTAAAACAATCACAGGCGGTTTTCCTTTTATATCAGCTTTCTTTAACTCTTTAACAAATTCATAGCCGTTCATAACAGGCATTCCGTGATCCGTAATTACAAGTGCGGGTGGTGAAGCCAGAATTTTTTCAAGCGCTTCTTTTCCGTTAGAAGCAACATCAACATCATAATCCGGAGTAATGTTCTTCAGAATTTTTGAATAGAGTAAGCGATCAGTTTTGCTATCATCAACAATCAGGATATTTGCAGATGCAACCGGTAATGTAAACTGAAAATCAGATCCTTCACCAGGTTTGCTATCAACCCAAATTGTTCCGCCGTGCTTTTCGATTATTTCTTTTACCAATGATAAGCCAAGTCCGCTTCCTTTTTCTCCTGCTGTTCCTTCAGTTGAAAACTTAGAGTCGACTTTGAATAACTTAGGTAAATCTTCTGGTTGAATACCAATTCCTGTATCTTTTACACTGAATTTTACAAATCGTTTATTTTCTGCAGGGGTTGCACTAATAGTTATTGTGCCTTCACGGTTTGTGAATTTGATAGCATTTGAAATAAGATTATTGAAAACCTGGGCAATAAGACTTTTATCAATAAACAAAAACAACTCGTTGGTTATTTCATTTTTTATCTCGATCTGTTTTTGAATTGCAGAGCCACGCAATGCAGAAATTGAATCATTGATAATCTCAGTAATATCTATTTTCTGTGGTTCGAATCTTATTCTGCCGGTTTGCAATCTTGTCCAGTCAAGCAGCGAATTAACAAGTGAAAGCATTGAGCGCGAAGCTTCCTGAATATATTTGATGTATTGTTTTCTTTCCTCATCAGAAAGTTCATCATCGTTTTCAAGCAAATCCGTAAAGCCAAGTATTGAGCTGAAAGGAGTTCTTAAATCGTGTGAAATTATTGAGATAAATCTGTCTTTCGTTTCATTAAGTTTAATAAGATTCTGAGTTGACTTTCTCAGTTCTTCCTCTGCTCTCTTTCTGAAAGTTATATCGCTTACAAGTCCAAATAATTTCTGAATCCTGCCTGTGCCTGATCTAATTAAGTTTAATTTTGTTCTTACCCAAACAATATTTCCTTGTTTGTTAATAATCCTGAACTCGAACTCACCTGAAAGCTGAATACGGCTTTTAAGCAAGCTCATCAGCTTTGGTTTAAGAACCTTAAAATCATCAGGATGAATAATCTTTAGAAACAGTTTTGAATCGGAAAGAAAATCGGTTTGTGTGTATCCACAAATTTTTTGAATTGATGATGTGCAAAAAACAGGTCTTAAGCTAAATCCAATTCTTTCGAATGTGAAGAGGAAGTCATCAATATTTTCCGTGATGTTTCTGTACTTTTCTTCAGATTCTCTGATTGCTTTCTGTGCACGAATTCTTTCTGTTATATCTCTCGCAATTAGTACTATATAAGTTTTTTTATCAACATCAAAAGTTCCAACGGAAATTTCAGTATGGAGATAAGAGTTATCTCTTTTCTTACCAAGAAAATCAAATCGTGACGGCGCTTCTTTCTTTCGCTCAAGTAACCTGAAATACTCTGCAACTTTTATTATATCATCGTTTGAAGAAAGATCAAGAACTTCCTTGTTCAGTAATTCTTCACCACTATCATAACCAAAAATGTTTGCAAATGATTTGTTCGCAATTATAATTCTTCCATCCTGAACCAAAGCTATTCCATCATTTGATGCTTCAACAAGTGATTGATAAAGTTTTAATTCTTTTTCTTTTGATTTTATCTCTTCCAGATGATTGAAGTAACAACTTATATGCTGCAGGTTTCCAAGCTCATCAAATACAGGAACGAACACAGATTGCAAATTAATCGGAGTATCCCACTTTGTTCTGATTGGCAATTCAATTTCACTCGATGGCTTTGCACTGAATGCTGATAATTCAAAAACATTTTTGTCAAAATATTCGGGATCAATGAGGTTGTAAATTGTTGTGCCTAAAAGATCTTCTTCATTAAAACCAAGTGTGAAGATTAAAGCTTCATTTGCAAAAAGAATTTGTCCATTCAAATCAACCTGACAAATCATTTGAGGGGCTTTTAGGATTGTCTGTTTTAGCCCTTTGAGCGATGATATAAGATTTTCTTCAAAATGAATTTTTGAAGTAATGTCTTCGCATTTTACAATCGTATGATCTTTATCATCTTCAAGTTTGGTAAATGTGCATTCCAGAACAATTTTATTTCTTAAATCATCGTACTCAGTAATAATAGTTCTGTGAAAAGGTTTGGAAATAAGTTTATCTTCAATCCCTTTGATAAAGTCCTTAGTTAAAAACTTTACGAACAAATGAATTTGCTTATCGTAAAGTTCGGCTTTCTTTTTCCCGATAAATTTTTCTGCCTGAGAATTAAGGAAAACAATTTTGTTGTCTTTATCATAAACAAAAACAATTTCATCAAAAGCATTAAATAACGATTTATAGTAGTTAAGTTCTTCAGACAAAACAGAAGATGACTCTGCCTGTATAATTTCATTCGCAATATTTCTGAAGAAAAGATAGAATAAAAGGATATCTTCTTTTTGATTTATTACCGGAATTATCCGACATTCAAATCTGGAATGATTAACTGTTTCGCAAACAAGAGTTGTAATGTCTTTAGT
This genomic window contains:
- a CDS encoding PorV/PorQ family protein produces the protein MNKKIISLILIIAASALIIPQSKVGTTAANFLTIPVGPRATAMGGAFSAVANDATTSFWNPSGLSRMNRSEFTVTTAEWLVNTRLNWIGLAFKFDDDNAVGVSINQLDYGEEEITTPDQPDGTGQKWSANDLAVSLSYSRNLTDRFSIGGTVKYITQKIWNESASAFALDIGLLFYTELDGLRLGANISNFGTEMKLDGKDLKRPIDVDPSNAGNNPNIAGSLDTDSWPLPLVFTVGLAYDLNFFEQWKVTLTSDAVIPNNQSTHTNVGVEVGWNNMLFLRGGYYGLFKDKNDKLFSSQSSDGLTAGVGVQYDFGDFFAKFDYSYSNLGIFNEVSRFSLSVGL
- a CDS encoding T9SS type A sorting domain-containing protein → MKKLVITALMLFTTFSFAQTIPVTFNVDMGVAAFKGQFNPSTDQVVIRGDFQADAGDPGGNWQGNLFAMSDTDGDTIYTLTVDFPNSTNGNNYEFKFVIAPDGWEGSPNRTFTVQAPGVVLPTYWFNNDSLYRTAVTNTFNFTADISGILGIGLGGAFDPNSDSLLVMGMTWSGNGTVLNEGNRRLFNTDPFNPGIYTTSLDVAGFLGANEEWKFKAYPDNRFANTGWEDRPNRVVTFEADGTTQDLGVIVPEIFPLLAPLSSDVNVQITVDMTGAVNFYNNEPVPIDQIEFVGMRGGADFLGSWNSGGCWCADDTTTGQMKVLQRIPQTNKWTITVTAPAGTNAGNYAYKFGVMYPGADTVNGGSNPLDNEAGFGQNHRLFLFQAPGGLIVINNRFGDFTSSVDQISDVVPATYVLEQNYPNPFNPVTTIRYSLPKEGLVSLKVYNILGQEVVTLVNQEQTAGTYEVKFGAPNMASGMYFYTLEANGVSLTRKMMLVK
- a CDS encoding PAS domain S-box protein, with translation MENKFRNNAEKNFDLKSFEILNDLPIGIIISNNNLEIEFINRTFLNLCDFYNISVSGNLISQSIFSISPIFNSQLKDEIESLLNGYPFEKEITNPELQNKGILRLILKANPLFEKNEFSGAVFIIEDIKIVLEAISDYRKKLSHLQSVIEKSYDFYFVLADDFSVLQHSRELPQEFNQITEISGFNDFKSILTPQSNFELIQNLEKCLSTKDITTLVCETVNHSRFECRIIPVINQKEDILLFYLFFRNIANEIIQAESSSVLSEELNYYKSLFNAFDEIVFVYDKDNKIVFLNSQAEKFIGKKKAELYDKQIHLFVKFLTKDFIKGIEDKLISKPFHRTIITEYDDLRNKIVLECTFTKLEDDKDHTIVKCEDITSKIHFEENLISSLKGLKQTILKAPQMICQVDLNGQILFANEALIFTLGFNEEDLLGTTIYNLIDPEYFDKNVFELSAFSAKPSSEIELPIRTKWDTPINLQSVFVPVFDELGNLQHISCYFNHLEEIKSKEKELKLYQSLVEASNDGIALVQDGRIIIANKSFANIFGYDSGEELLNKEVLDLSSNDDIIKVAEYFRLLERKKEAPSRFDFLGKKRDNSYLHTEISVGTFDVDKKTYIVLIARDITERIRAQKAIRESEEKYRNITENIDDFLFTFERIGFSLRPVFCTSSIQKICGYTQTDFLSDSKLFLKIIHPDDFKVLKPKLMSLLKSRIQLSGEFEFRIINKQGNIVWVRTKLNLIRSGTGRIQKLFGLVSDITFRKRAEEELRKSTQNLIKLNETKDRFISIISHDLRTPFSSILGFTDLLENDDELSDEERKQYIKYIQEASRSMLSLVNSLLDWTRLQTGRIRFEPQKIDITEIINDSISALRGSAIQKQIEIKNEITNELFLFIDKSLIAQVFNNLISNAIKFTNREGTITISATPAENKRFVKFSVKDTGIGIQPEDLPKLFKVDSKFSTEGTAGEKGSGLGLSLVKEIIEKHGGTIWVDSKPGEGSDFQFTLPVASANILIVDDSKTDRLLYSKILKNITPDYDVDVASNGKEALEKILASPPALVITDHGMPVMNGYEFVKELKKADIKGKPPVIVLSSDIDRTIATDYHELGIEFVFQKPVNLSSFKQAVEKSLHKGLSIS